In the genome of Bacillota bacterium, the window AGTTAGTGGCCAGGTTTGCTTATCATCTTAACCCGTAAAGAACGGGTACAGCCTCTAGTCAGGATTTTTCGCGGGGTAAATGTCGGACTTAATTTACACATGTATGGGATCACGGTTGTCATAAACGCCTGGTTGCGACTGGTAACGTTTAACTACCGCAAAGGAGGTTTGAAGCAGGTTCCAATGCCCATCAAAGGATTTGGTATCAACGCCGATGCTGCCCGGCTGGATAACAATTTGGACACCCTGGCCCGGGATTTAGAGTATTTTGCCGGGCTCGGTTTTGAGTATGTGGAAATTCCTGTGCACGGAGTGGGGGCCATGATAGGGGGACGGCTGCTACCCCCGCGGGTGGAGGAAATATGCCGGCTGCTTGCCCGGTTTCCCGTTCGTTACACAGTCCATGCCCCCAATCCTTTAAACCTGATGGATATTGAAAACCTATTCTGGCAAAAACAGGCTTTTAAGGAAAGCCTGGAGTTTGCTGCAGCCATTGGATCGGAGGTACTGGTTTACCACAGCGGCAGATATGTACCGGAGGAGACCTTCCACCTGCCCGGAGGTCGACAGAACCTTAGCCCGGAAGTCAGAGATGAAATGCAACGGCAGGAGCGGGAAGCGTTACTGGATCTGGCCGAAAGGGCGAAACAACTGGGGATTACCATAGCTATGGAAAATGCCCGGCCTTACCTGGATGGCAGTCCCTATTGTTATGCGGAGCACTTGTCCCTGCTGGTGGAACAGGTGAAGGCTATCGGTCATCCCCAGGTGGGCATAACTCTGGATGTAGGTCATGCATATCTATCGGCCCGGCATTATGGCTTTGATTTCCTGGGAGCCGTGGCCCTGGCTGCTCCATACGTACGTCACGTGCACCTGCACGATAACTTCGGCCGGATTTCCGGTTCGCTGGAAAAGAAACAGGCTGAGTTGATGGCCGCCGGCCGGGGGGATCTGCACCTGCCCATCGGTTTGGGTGAAATCCCGGTCGCTGACGTACTTGCTTTATTACGGGATTACTCCGGTGTGATAATACACGAAATTCGCCCCCGTTACCGGGAGTGGGCCGGGACGGCTCTGGAACGGGGGCGGCAGCTGGTGGCCTGTTGTTATTAGCTTCTCGATTGGGCTTGTCCGGCAAAACCAGCCATGGTATTATGGAAAATAAATGTGAAGGCATTACAAAAAACAAGAAACAAGACATAATGGACACCCTTATCCACGTCTGCGGTAGTTATCAGGGTCATTGGTGATTAAATTGTGTTCACGGTTAAGCAAAAAACGAATTGATTTTTGGAGGTTTTTTGACTTGCGAGCGCTGGTAGTACAAAATGTGACCATTGAAGGGCCGGGTCTTTTGCAGCCGGCTATGGAGAAAGAGGGCTGGCAGCTTGATATACGGGTGATGGATCAACCGGGGGCACACTTGCCCGCCTCTTTAGATGGCTATGGCGCCCTGGTAATCCTGGGCGGCCCGATGAACGTCTATGAAGAGGAGTCCTACCCTTATTTAAGGCAAGTTGATCAACTGATTAAAGAAGCAATCCAAAAAAGTTTACCCGTGCTGGGTATCTGTCTTGGCGGTCAGCTGATTGCCAAGGCCCTGGGTGCACCTGTTGTCCGCAACCCGGTTCCGGAGATCGGCTGGTATAAACTCCGGCTTACCGCCGACGGTTTGAAGTCGCCCCTGTTTGCCGGTTTGCCCGCAGAATTTTTTGTCTTCCAGTGGCACGGCGACACCTTTGCCCTGCCTCCCGGGGTTTCCCACCTGGCTGCCAGCAAGGATTGTGTTAACCAGGCCTTTTCTTTAGGGCGGCACATTTTTGCCCTGCAGTTTCATCTGGAGGTAAACCCGGAGATAATTAATACCTGGGCCGAAGCTTATGCCGATGAATTGGAAGAATACGGCGGCCCCGGTGCTGCCGGCCGCCTGGTGCAGGAGACCGCGGCAATCTGGGAGGAATACCGGCGGGTGGCCGGGCAATTTCTGACTAACTGGGTGTCTATTTTGTCGAGGCACTAAAACAGGTGTCTTCAGGTTAAAATAAAACGCGAAAAAGAGAGGAAAACTTTGCCCGAACGCGAATTATTTGGGCAAAGTTTTTTGATTCCGGGAGGGATTTTTCATGGAGGTGCGTTTGGGTTCAACCTTGCTGCGCTTGATGGTGGGGGATATCACCCAGCAGGATACCGAAGCCATTGTTAATGCGGCCAATTCCAGCCTGATGGGCGGTGGGGGTGTGGACGGGGCCATTCACCGGGCCGGTGGGCCGCAGATCCTGGAGGAATGCAAGCAGATTGTGGCCCGGCAGGGCAGCTTGCCCACGGGTCAGGCGGTAATTACCACCGGCGGCAATTTGAAAGCCCGTTATGTCATCCATACCGTGGGTCCCATCTGGTCGGGGGGCAACCGGGGAGAAGACGGGTTACTGCACAATGCCTATTATAACAGCCTTTCCCTGGCCAGAGAGAAGGGTATCAGATCCATTTCCTTTCCTTCCATCAGCACCGGTGCCTACCGTTTTCCCATCGAGCGGGCGGCGACCATTGCTTTGAAAACGGTGCGGGACTTTATTTTAGAAAATGATTTCTTTACGGAAGTACGCTTTGTTCTGTTCCGTGAAGATGATTTCAAGATCTACCAGGTGGCCTGGGAAAAACTTTCCGGTGAAGCGGAAGGTTAGAAAACTACAGGCATCTGAAAGGGTCTTTTTCTATCTAAAAAAGCCCGGGTTTTCTCCCCGGGCTTGTTAAAGAATCTTTTTCTCCTCGAAAGAGAGTTGCTTGTCATAATCTGTTGCTTATTGATCTGGTCATGCTGTGGAGCTTTTTCAAAGCGCTTCGTGTGGGTAACTTGCTCCTTTGGGGAGAGCTTTACCCACAACCCTCACGGAACAAAGGGCTTCAAAAGGTAATCCACTGCTCCCAGTTCAAAAGCCCTGACGGCATATTCATTGTAGGCGGTGGCAAAGACCACCCAGGGGGGAGGTGCGTAGCAGGAAAACATTTGCCGGGCACACCATTCATGGCCTCTATTGTCAATTTACTATGGCCGTGTAAAATTTCAGTAGGCACCAGAAGGGGATCAGCCCCCTGAAAAAGAAACGAGACCTCGCGCGCCCAAAAAACACCAAAAATCAAGCTAAAGGAGTGTGAGGTCTCATGCTAAATATTCGCCAAATAGTGGGTGCAGTCCTTCTTTTCATTAAGGGTCTGATTGAATTACTTGGTAGTTGCAAGGACTTCTATGAACTTGAAAAAGGTATCCATGAGCTTTGTCAGAAGGTCTGCAACCAAATATTCACCTGGGCACTGGAACAGCTCGATACCCGCCTGATGAATGAACGTGACCGGAGCACCTGGAGGGTGGTTGGGTTTCGGGATAAAACAGCCACCAGCACCTTTGGGGAATTTCCCTACAAAAGGCGCCTGTACAAAAACAAGAAAACCGGGGAAACCAGCTTCTTTTTAGATGAGCTGTTGGGCTGGCCGGAGCGGGCCACGATTACCCCTCGCCTAAAAGAACTGGCTGTCAAACTAAGCACTGAGCTTCCCTTTGACCGGGCGGCGGAGATTTTGAGCTACCTTGTTCCCGGGGTAAGTTCCATGACCATCTGGCAGGCCACCCAGGAAGTAGGCGAAGTTCTCCAACGCGAAGGCCAAGAAAAAAGAGCAGCAGTTTTTGAAGACGGCGAAGCTCCCGGAGGGAAAGAAGTGGCGCCGGAGCTGTGTATTGAAGCCGACGGGGTGATAATCCGCCTGCAAAGGGCAAAGCAGAAACGAGGAGAAATCAAACACATAGTAGCTTACGAGGGGAAGGAGCAAATAGACCGGGATCGCTTCGCCCTGAAAAACAAGCTTGTATTAAGCAGCTTAAATGAAGGTGAGGCAGTCTGGGAAGAAGGTTATGCCGAGATCGGGGGGAAATGGGATTTAAGCCGGGTCCAGAAGATCTACATTGGCGGCGATGGGGCAGACTGGCCCAAGCAGGGAGTGGAATACTTCCCTGGCGCCGAATATCGCTTAGACCCATACCACCTGAGCAAGCATTTAACGGAAGCTCTCTGGTATGATGAAGAAACCTTTCGGAAAGTAGCCGCAGCTATTTCCCAGGGTAACTGGCAGGAAACCCAAGGGGTTCTAACGGAAGCAGCGAAAAAGACCCGAGGTAACCGGAAGAAAAGGATCACCAAGCTTTTGCACTATCTTGAGGAAAACTGGGTGGGGATTGTTGCCTCGGCGGGAGCAAAACGCCTGGGCACCATTGAAGGGCAGATACAACACAACGTGGCCCGGCGGATGAAACGCCTGGGAGCCCGGTGGACCATTAACGGTGGGGACCGGATGGCCCGGATTTTGGCCGCTAAGGCAAACGGGAAGCTTGATAATTATGTTTTGCGCTGGCCGGTGAAACACGAAAAGCTGAGGGAATTAGCGCAGAAGCCAGTGGAAAAACAAAAAGCCGGGGATGTGGAAAAATGGCTGCAGGCGACATTACCGGCATTAAAGGGTCCTTTTGCCGACCGGCCGTGGGTTAAGTATGTTTTACGGGAACTGGCCCGGCCAGATTTTGCTGCCCTTATTGGCTAACCTGTTCCCTGGTGAGCCTCAGAGGGCTTAAAAGGCAGCGCCGTTAGGGGAGCCTTGACAGCCGGGGTCGTGCGGCTGAGCAATGCCGCGGGATATAGTGGGTGGGAAGCCCACCTGGTAAGGTCTAGCCAACCGCCAGTAGCCAGCCTTGGAGCCTGGCTGGGTAACCAGCAGGTTTAAGCGTAGGCAGGCAAGACAGCGGGCCGAAAGCCATGGCGCTGAAGGGATTGAGCCTCGAAATTTGTCTAAGCCGGGAGGGCCGATGCTCTGACCCCTAGCAGAAGGCAACATGACGGTAATCACTAAAGGCAAGACTACCGTCACCTCCCCGGGGTCGTAGACCTCGGCACGCTGTACATTGTTATCCCACGGTAACTCAGGAGGCCCTGCCACCTCTTCCGGTCTCAGGAAGTATGGCCGACAAGCGATACAAAGTGAGGAAGCCAAACAGGAGGCAGGGAGTCGGATTACGGCATAGTGTGCGCTGAGCAGCGTAATCGTCAGGTGGGTTAAAGTCCCACTGGTGCTCGGATGCGGGGCACCATATCCAAAGGCGGGGGTAATGCCTCGCCGGCCTGGCGACAGCCAGGAGGGCAGGGTGTCTCTCGTGAGGGAGAATCCGAAGGGCATGCGGAGAAATTCCGGGCCGTAGTCGACGAGACGAACCGGTCGGCCAAAGATGGGGAAAGGTCGAGCCTGCACTATGGAGGCGAAGGCACTGCGCATCCGCCCCATCGCACCAAGGTGTTTGCGGACGGCACGGAATGGAAGATGATTACGTGACCTCAGGAGAACTCGTCAGGTTCACCAAAGGTGATAAAGGACCGTATAAGCGCAAGCGAAGTCGGACCTGATGCCTGGCGAGTAGTCGGAGCGCTGAATAGTACCACAAGCGTGGGCAAGATAACCCACGTGACCCGCAAGGGCAGGCGAGTGGCCTGGGGAAGGCGGCGCGAGAAGATGGCTGGAGCGGGAAGGAAGGAAAGAGGAGGAAGGGCGGATGATACGGACCAGTTCCTTAAGTGAAAGACCCCTCTGTCATCCGCAAAGGAGACTTTCCGACTGGATCAATCCAGAGGGCGAAAAGAAGGTTCACTCTTTGATAGACAAGGTGTACGCCCCAAAGAATCTGCGACTGGCGTGGGAGCGGGTAGAGGCGAACCGAGGCAGTGGTGGTATTGATCGGGTGACGCTGGGGGAATTCAAGGAACGCCTGGAAGAAGAACTCCACCTCCTGGGAGAGGCTCTAAGGGCAGGTACCTATGAACCCTCGCCGGTGCGCCGGGTCTATATCCCGAAACCGGGTCAACCGACCAAAAGACGTCCTCTCGGGATACCCACTATTCGTGATCGGGTAGTTCAACAGGCGGTGCTGAATCGACTAGCACCGATTTTCGAGCCGGACATGGACGATGCCAACTTTGGGTATCGCGCTGGACGCTCGACTAAGGATGCGCTCGGGAAAGTGTGGCGGGAGATACAGCAAGGAAACGAGTGGATCGTCGACGCCGACCTAACGGACTTCTTTGGCACGGTCGACCACGAGAAGCTACTGTTTCTGGTGGCCAGGAGGGTCTCGGATGGCAGGGTTCTGTCCCTCATTCGGCAGTTCCTTGCGGCGGGCTATATGGAGGAAGGGAAGTACCACCCGACCGAGCAAGGTACACCCCAAGGTGGAGTTATATCACCCCTCCTAAGCAACGTTCTCCTGACCCCATTTGACCGAGAGATGAGGCACCGGGGCTACAATCTCACGAGGTATGCGGATGACTGGGTGGTGACATGCCGAAGCCGCAGACAGGCAGAGAAGGCCCTTAAGACCGCCACGGAGATCCTGCGGACCTTGGGAGTTGCGCTCAACCCGACCAAGACCAGGATTGTCCATATCCGGCAAGGTTTCGAGTTCCTGGGTTTCAAGATAAAGCAGGGATCGAGCCCGCTACGGCTCAAGCCCGATAAGATCGTGACGTCGGCAAGGAGCTATAGCCTGTACGCCTATCCTTCTGAAAAAAGCCTCCAACGATTCAAAGAGAACGTGCGAGCGCTCACTAGGAGGAAGGCACCCGGGAACGAGAGGCAGCTTATTGAGCAACTCAACCCTCTGTTGCGAGGGTGGGGAGAGTATTACAAGAAGGCGCATGTGCGTCGGCTGTTCAATCGCCTGGATCGCTGGATTATCCGACGGCTCTGGTCACATCGACATAAACGGTGGCGGAACAGTGGTTGGAAGACTCTCCCTGCCTCGAAGCTCTACGGCGAATACGGTCTCGTTAACCTTGTCTCTCTCATTCCTTCGATTCGCTCCTCTCGAATGAGGACGTCTTCTTGAAAGCCGGATGCGGGAAAACTGCACGTCCGGTTTGAGCGGCGGACGGAGGCTAGCGCCCGGAGGGGCGCGCCTCCTCCGACCCGACACTGAGGAAACCGGGTAACGCCGGCGGAGGGAAGGCCGTAACAAGGGATCGCTCTTGTAAGGGAAACAATTCCCACACCCAGAGGTGGAACCGAATTGACAACGAAACTTGCAAGAATAGCGGAAGTTGCACGAAGGCAACCGAAGGAACGCTTCACCTCACTTATGCACCTTATAGATGTGGATATGCTTAGGATGTGCCATGCAGAGCTCAAGGCCAATAAGGCTGCTGGGGTGGATGGCATTACCAAGGGACAATATGAGGGCAACCTGGAAGCTAATATTCAGAACCTCCTAGAACGCCTCAAACGCAAATCTTACCGACCCCAGCCAGTGCGGAGGGTATATATTCCCAAACCAGGCACTGACCAGAAACGTCCGTTGGGAATACCGGCCTACGAAGACAAAATAGTACAACTGGCTATTAGCAAGATACTCAACACCATCTTTGAGGCGGATTTTCTGGACATGTCCTTCGGGTTTCGTCCTCAGCGGGGCTGTCACGACGCTCTAAAGCTGTTAAACTATCTCACCGTAGCCAGGAAGGTCAATTATATAGTCGATGCCGATATTAAAGGCTTCTTCGACCATGTAGACCACGATTGGCTGATGAAATTCTTAGAGCACCGCATAGCCGACCCCAATTTTCTCAGGTTGATCCGTCGATTTCTCAAGGCGGGCATTATAGAAAACGGGGAACTAAGGGACGCAAGCGAAGGAACACCCCAGGGCGGCATAATATCGCCCATCCTGGCCAACATCTATCTGCACTATGTTCTTGACCTGTGGTTTGAAAAAGTGGTGCGGAAGCACTGTCGGGGAGAGGCCTATATAGTGCGCTATGCCGATGACTTCATCTGCTGCTTTCAATACAAACATGAAGCCGAAGCATTTTACCGGGCCTTAAGGGCCAGACTGGCTAAATTCTCCCTATCGGTGGCCGAAGAGAAGACCAAGATAATACCCTTTGGCCGCTTTGCGGCGCAATGGTGCAAACGAATGGGGAAGCGAAAGCCAGATACCTTTGACTTTCTAGGCTTTACCCACTACTGCAGCACCAGCCACCAGGGCAAGTT includes:
- a CDS encoding sugar phosphate isomerase/epimerase; the encoded protein is MPIKGFGINADAARLDNNLDTLARDLEYFAGLGFEYVEIPVHGVGAMIGGRLLPPRVEEICRLLARFPVRYTVHAPNPLNLMDIENLFWQKQAFKESLEFAAAIGSEVLVYHSGRYVPEETFHLPGGRQNLSPEVRDEMQRQEREALLDLAERAKQLGITIAMENARPYLDGSPYCYAEHLSLLVEQVKAIGHPQVGITLDVGHAYLSARHYGFDFLGAVALAAPYVRHVHLHDNFGRISGSLEKKQAELMAAGRGDLHLPIGLGEIPVADVLALLRDYSGVIIHEIRPRYREWAGTALERGRQLVACCY
- a CDS encoding type 1 glutamine amidotransferase; translated protein: MRALVVQNVTIEGPGLLQPAMEKEGWQLDIRVMDQPGAHLPASLDGYGALVILGGPMNVYEEESYPYLRQVDQLIKEAIQKSLPVLGICLGGQLIAKALGAPVVRNPVPEIGWYKLRLTADGLKSPLFAGLPAEFFVFQWHGDTFALPPGVSHLAASKDCVNQAFSLGRHIFALQFHLEVNPEIINTWAEAYADELEEYGGPGAAGRLVQETAAIWEEYRRVAGQFLTNWVSILSRH
- a CDS encoding O-acetyl-ADP-ribose deacetylase translates to MEVRLGSTLLRLMVGDITQQDTEAIVNAANSSLMGGGGVDGAIHRAGGPQILEECKQIVARQGSLPTGQAVITTGGNLKARYVIHTVGPIWSGGNRGEDGLLHNAYYNSLSLAREKGIRSISFPSISTGAYRFPIERAATIALKTVRDFILENDFFTEVRFVLFREDDFKIYQVAWEKLSGEAEG
- a CDS encoding ISLre2 family transposase; translated protein: MLNIRQIVGAVLLFIKGLIELLGSCKDFYELEKGIHELCQKVCNQIFTWALEQLDTRLMNERDRSTWRVVGFRDKTATSTFGEFPYKRRLYKNKKTGETSFFLDELLGWPERATITPRLKELAVKLSTELPFDRAAEILSYLVPGVSSMTIWQATQEVGEVLQREGQEKRAAVFEDGEAPGGKEVAPELCIEADGVIIRLQRAKQKRGEIKHIVAYEGKEQIDRDRFALKNKLVLSSLNEGEAVWEEGYAEIGGKWDLSRVQKIYIGGDGADWPKQGVEYFPGAEYRLDPYHLSKHLTEALWYDEETFRKVAAAISQGNWQETQGVLTEAAKKTRGNRKKRITKLLHYLEENWVGIVASAGAKRLGTIEGQIQHNVARRMKRLGARWTINGGDRMARILAAKANGKLDNYVLRWPVKHEKLRELAQKPVEKQKAGDVEKWLQATLPALKGPFADRPWVKYVLRELARPDFAALIG
- the ltrA gene encoding group II intron reverse transcriptase/maturase — translated: MNPEGEKKVHSLIDKVYAPKNLRLAWERVEANRGSGGIDRVTLGEFKERLEEELHLLGEALRAGTYEPSPVRRVYIPKPGQPTKRRPLGIPTIRDRVVQQAVLNRLAPIFEPDMDDANFGYRAGRSTKDALGKVWREIQQGNEWIVDADLTDFFGTVDHEKLLFLVARRVSDGRVLSLIRQFLAAGYMEEGKYHPTEQGTPQGGVISPLLSNVLLTPFDREMRHRGYNLTRYADDWVVTCRSRRQAEKALKTATEILRTLGVALNPTKTRIVHIRQGFEFLGFKIKQGSSPLRLKPDKIVTSARSYSLYAYPSEKSLQRFKENVRALTRRKAPGNERQLIEQLNPLLRGWGEYYKKAHVRRLFNRLDRWIIRRLWSHRHKRWRNSGWKTLPASKLYGEYGLVNLVSLIPSIRSSRMRTSS
- the ltrA gene encoding group II intron reverse transcriptase/maturase, with the protein product MTTKLARIAEVARRQPKERFTSLMHLIDVDMLRMCHAELKANKAAGVDGITKGQYEGNLEANIQNLLERLKRKSYRPQPVRRVYIPKPGTDQKRPLGIPAYEDKIVQLAISKILNTIFEADFLDMSFGFRPQRGCHDALKLLNYLTVARKVNYIVDADIKGFFDHVDHDWLMKFLEHRIADPNFLRLIRRFLKAGIIENGELRDASEGTPQGGIISPILANIYLHYVLDLWFEKVVRKHCRGEAYIVRYADDFICCFQYKHEAEAFYRALRARLAKFSLSVAEEKTKIIPFGRFAAQWCKRMGKRKPDTFDFLGFTHYCSTSHQGKFRVKRRTSRKKFRQSVQRMKEWIKANRMLPAKALMGLLRLKLEGYYRYYGITCAKLDMG